The Edaphobacter sp. 12200R-103 genome contains a region encoding:
- a CDS encoding GH92 family glycosyl hydrolase yields the protein MMKKIAMQKKWIVMCIAGVIVGISEGQMHAAEAKTATEALDYVRPNIGGIGQLLTATIPYVQYPYGMARLAPITTPGIKDRYLADKIYGFPAGLATLMISTGPADTHVKGYASEFDHDFETATPYYYAVNLDTWNAKAELTAGEKSAYYRFTFPAATHAHVALSLQDHAEIAVAGDRVVQGSERVRDNIASTSGTGGETREYFYAEFSRPVANWQTWKGDTFSHDAKQSGDGIGFVTDAAEKQGEQVEVRVGISYISVEQAKRNLEEDAKGRTFNGMKAAAREKWNQALDGIQTVGGTEKERAIFYTALWRSMGRMTDITEGHRYFSGYDHAVHDAQRHHFYVDDGLWDTYRSLHPLQLLLDPVRQQDMVRSYLRMYQQSGWMPSFPSVAGERAVMIGHHAAALIADMYEKGYRDFDVNLAYEAMRKNETEATMLPWRRGPLTSLDKVYFEKGFFPALAYGEKESVPEVTEERRQAVSVTLENAYDAWCVAQLAKALGKTEDAAYFTKLAHNYENVFNPEIGFMAPRSADGKWVEHFDPKLGGGQGGRDYFTEVNSWLYTFHVQHDVAGLVRLMGGREAFAKRLDRLFVEQYGTSKYAYLGQFPDSTGLVGLYAQGNEPSFHIPYLYDFVGQPWKTQKHVRQLLDVWYGDGPLGIPGDDDGGETSSWYVLSAIGFYPVCPGSPVYEIGSPIFTKSTVRLGNGKEFTVLANGASAQNKYIQSARLNGKPLNRPWFRHSEIVNGGLLELEMGDKPNVQWGSRPEDAPPSMSSQQPN from the coding sequence ATGATGAAAAAGATCGCGATGCAGAAAAAGTGGATAGTGATGTGCATCGCAGGCGTAATTGTAGGGATTAGTGAAGGGCAGATGCATGCGGCAGAGGCGAAGACCGCGACGGAAGCCTTGGATTATGTCAGGCCCAACATTGGTGGCATCGGGCAGCTGCTCACAGCGACGATTCCCTATGTGCAGTATCCCTATGGGATGGCGCGATTGGCTCCGATCACGACGCCGGGCATCAAGGATCGCTATCTTGCGGACAAAATCTACGGATTTCCTGCGGGGCTGGCGACGCTGATGATATCGACTGGGCCGGCGGACACCCATGTGAAGGGCTATGCATCGGAGTTTGATCATGATTTTGAGACCGCGACTCCTTATTACTATGCCGTGAACCTCGATACATGGAATGCAAAGGCGGAACTGACGGCAGGGGAGAAGAGCGCGTACTACCGGTTTACGTTTCCGGCGGCGACGCATGCGCATGTCGCGCTGAGCCTGCAGGATCACGCTGAGATTGCGGTTGCAGGTGATCGTGTGGTGCAGGGGAGCGAGCGGGTTCGCGACAATATTGCCAGCACCTCAGGCACAGGAGGAGAGACGCGAGAGTATTTCTACGCGGAGTTTTCGCGCCCCGTCGCAAACTGGCAGACGTGGAAGGGCGACACCTTTTCGCATGATGCGAAACAAAGCGGCGATGGCATCGGGTTTGTAACCGATGCTGCAGAGAAGCAGGGCGAGCAGGTGGAGGTTCGGGTCGGCATATCGTATATCAGCGTAGAGCAGGCGAAACGAAATCTGGAGGAGGATGCGAAGGGCCGCACCTTTAACGGAATGAAGGCTGCCGCGCGCGAGAAGTGGAACCAGGCGCTGGATGGTATTCAGACGGTGGGAGGGACGGAGAAGGAACGTGCCATCTTCTACACGGCGCTGTGGCGGTCGATGGGGAGAATGACGGATATTACGGAAGGCCACCGCTACTTCAGTGGCTACGATCACGCAGTGCACGATGCGCAGCGGCATCACTTCTATGTCGATGATGGGTTGTGGGACACGTACCGCTCGCTGCATCCGCTACAACTGCTTCTGGATCCGGTGCGGCAGCAGGATATGGTGCGATCGTACCTAAGGATGTACCAGCAAAGCGGATGGATGCCATCGTTTCCGTCGGTTGCCGGAGAGCGTGCGGTCATGATCGGTCACCATGCGGCGGCGCTGATCGCCGATATGTACGAGAAGGGATATCGGGACTTCGATGTGAACCTGGCGTATGAGGCGATGCGGAAGAATGAGACGGAGGCTACGATGCTTCCGTGGCGAAGGGGACCGCTGACCAGCCTGGACAAGGTGTACTTCGAGAAGGGATTCTTTCCGGCGCTGGCGTATGGCGAGAAGGAGAGCGTGCCGGAGGTTACGGAAGAGAGGCGACAGGCCGTATCCGTAACTCTGGAGAACGCCTATGACGCGTGGTGCGTCGCACAGCTGGCCAAGGCATTGGGCAAGACTGAGGATGCGGCGTATTTCACCAAACTCGCGCATAACTATGAAAACGTCTTCAACCCTGAGATTGGCTTCATGGCTCCGCGCAGCGCAGATGGCAAGTGGGTGGAGCACTTCGATCCGAAGCTTGGAGGAGGGCAGGGAGGGCGCGATTACTTCACAGAGGTGAACTCGTGGCTGTACACGTTCCATGTGCAGCACGATGTTGCGGGGCTGGTACGGCTGATGGGTGGACGCGAGGCGTTTGCGAAGAGGCTGGACCGGCTGTTTGTAGAGCAGTATGGGACATCGAAGTATGCGTACCTTGGGCAGTTTCCAGATTCGACGGGACTGGTGGGGTTGTATGCGCAGGGGAACGAACCCAGCTTCCACATTCCCTACCTATACGACTTTGTTGGACAGCCTTGGAAGACGCAGAAGCATGTGCGGCAGTTGCTGGATGTCTGGTACGGGGATGGGCCGTTGGGAATTCCTGGAGACGACGACGGCGGCGAAACCTCGTCATGGTATGTGCTGAGCGCGATCGGATTTTATCCGGTCTGTCCAGGTAGTCCGGTGTATGAGATCGGGAGTCCGATCTTCACAAAGAGCACCGTGCGGCTGGGCAATGGCAAGGAGTTCACCGTGCTTGCAAATGGCGCCTCGGCCCAGAACAAGTATATTCAATCGGCACGTTTGAACGGGAAGCCGCTGAACCGGCCGTGGTTCCGGCACTCGGAGATCGTAAATGGAGGCTTGTTGGAACTGGAGATGGGAGACAAGCCGAATGTGCAGTGGGGCAGCCGTCCAGAGGATGCTCCACCATCGATGAGTTCTCAACAGCCGAATTGA
- a CDS encoding chloride channel protein has translation MSSIPGREERIFLLLSIFIGIISGLLVVSFRMAIDWLNVLLLGSLPGPRQTRLLIVPTVVGLIVALLTRFVFPNVQGSGINQTKAAMYIHNGYISFRTVCGKFLLSALAIGGGHSLGPEDPSLQIGAGVASLIGRRLKLSKARLRIFAPVGAAAGLAAAFNAPISAILFVIEEVIGQWSAGILGSIVLATISSVVVARWFWGAEPMFRVPAVNLRDPRELLAYAVLGIFGGIASLAFSKLLEYLRPRLKSAKPSLRMLQPAAAGFLVGCIGYFGLPQVMGAGYDVIDQAMHAQFAWKMLLILAIFKIIATTLSFSSGTPGGMFAPTLFIGAMLGASVGSFEKLFFPHLTGSVGSYALVGMGVLFAAFLRAPFTSVFMVLEVSGNYSIVIPVILANTIAYLISRSLLPVPIFEVLTHEDGLYLPSMEEQREERDLHLEDALQPIVAPILPGAEPISKAMDSLAKYGKIHDSSPVLIHCRDGLWYTATKQELDTLAVETFADQVTFNTVRLEEKLGPERTPILFPDLPLSSALPYFQRWPMLPVTNRAVRGSLEGVVSLESILKRYQQN, from the coding sequence GTGTCTTCCATTCCCGGACGCGAAGAGCGAATCTTTCTCCTGCTCTCCATCTTTATTGGCATCATCTCCGGTCTCTTGGTCGTGTCTTTCCGCATGGCGATCGACTGGCTTAATGTACTGTTGCTTGGTTCTTTACCAGGGCCTCGGCAGACAAGACTATTGATCGTGCCGACCGTCGTCGGACTTATCGTTGCACTGTTGACCCGCTTCGTCTTTCCGAATGTACAGGGCAGCGGCATTAATCAGACCAAGGCTGCGATGTATATCCACAACGGATACATATCGTTTCGCACTGTGTGCGGCAAATTTCTCCTCTCTGCGCTGGCAATCGGCGGCGGCCATTCGCTCGGACCGGAAGACCCTTCGTTACAGATCGGCGCCGGTGTGGCTTCACTCATCGGCAGAAGGCTCAAGCTCTCCAAGGCGCGCCTGCGCATCTTCGCTCCGGTAGGCGCGGCGGCGGGCCTTGCTGCGGCGTTCAACGCTCCTATCTCGGCAATCCTCTTCGTTATCGAAGAGGTGATCGGGCAGTGGAGCGCAGGCATACTGGGCTCAATCGTCCTGGCGACGATTTCGAGCGTGGTTGTCGCGCGCTGGTTTTGGGGAGCGGAACCCATGTTCCGCGTACCGGCAGTCAATCTACGCGACCCACGCGAATTGCTGGCTTATGCAGTGTTGGGGATCTTTGGGGGAATTGCCTCGCTCGCTTTCTCAAAGCTTCTGGAATATCTTCGTCCCAGGTTGAAGAGCGCAAAGCCTTCTCTGCGGATGCTCCAGCCTGCAGCAGCAGGATTTCTTGTAGGCTGCATCGGCTATTTCGGCCTACCTCAGGTGATGGGAGCCGGCTACGATGTCATCGACCAGGCGATGCACGCACAGTTTGCATGGAAGATGCTGCTGATACTCGCCATCTTCAAAATTATCGCGACAACCTTGTCCTTTTCTAGCGGAACACCCGGTGGCATGTTTGCTCCTACATTGTTTATCGGAGCGATGCTGGGAGCCTCCGTCGGCTCCTTTGAGAAGCTCTTCTTTCCCCACCTCACAGGTTCTGTTGGATCGTATGCCCTCGTAGGTATGGGAGTTCTCTTTGCCGCCTTTTTGAGAGCGCCGTTCACCTCCGTCTTTATGGTGCTCGAGGTCAGCGGAAATTATTCCATTGTCATTCCGGTCATTCTTGCAAATACGATCGCTTATCTGATCTCACGGTCCCTTCTCCCGGTCCCTATCTTCGAGGTCCTGACCCACGAGGATGGTCTCTACCTGCCTTCCATGGAAGAGCAACGCGAAGAGCGCGATCTGCATCTGGAAGATGCTTTGCAACCGATCGTGGCCCCCATCCTCCCGGGAGCAGAACCTATATCCAAAGCAATGGATTCGTTAGCGAAATACGGCAAGATTCACGATTCATCCCCGGTCTTGATTCATTGCCGCGATGGCCTGTGGTACACCGCTACGAAACAGGAGCTGGATACGCTGGCAGTCGAAACATTCGCCGACCAGGTCACCTTCAATACGGTTCGCCTCGAGGAGAAGCTCGGGCCGGAGCGAACTCCTATACTCTTTCCGGATCTGCCGCTGTCAAGCGCGCTTCCATATTTTCAGCGTTGGCCAATGCTGCCTGTGACCAACCGAGCTGTTCGTGGATCCCTCGAAGGAGTTGTTTCACTTGAAAGCATCCTTAAGCGCTATCAACAAAACTGA
- a CDS encoding lipopolysaccharide assembly protein LapB: protein MVTNSNKLTTKRQLIVRDSITFFSLTAITVVLFVVTLFLFRSFQEHRADLAKRWSDRGMAALLANKPDQAITCYRTALSYAPGRRSYELMLAEALAQANRVEEAYNYFIGLREERPGEGSINLQLARLAAKKHNVQGAINFYRASIYGDWEGDGAKRRREVRLELARYLIEKKELGPAKTELLVAAGNAPDDPEFDVMIGNLLEQAAAPSEAMIFFQKALALQPDNQTALTEAGGLAYRHGDYTTAATLLARAIRQHPEDEENAALLTKARRILQLIPSETLPEKERVARILADRAIAKARWDTCTTQVDRSQDLLQSLAARWLGPDATTSRAALLNDSDKQKAALQLIYDTEIETSRHCAAVPTGDDALLLLLAESSTAKGGRH, encoded by the coding sequence ATGGTAACCAACTCCAATAAATTGACCACAAAACGCCAACTGATCGTACGCGACTCCATCACTTTTTTCAGTCTGACTGCAATCACCGTTGTGCTGTTCGTGGTGACTCTGTTTTTATTCCGTTCTTTCCAGGAACACCGCGCAGATCTCGCAAAACGCTGGTCGGACCGCGGCATGGCCGCCTTGCTGGCCAACAAACCTGATCAGGCGATTACCTGCTACCGCACCGCCCTGTCCTATGCACCGGGAAGGCGGAGTTATGAGTTGATGCTGGCGGAGGCCCTCGCACAGGCGAACAGAGTCGAGGAGGCCTATAACTACTTCATAGGATTGCGAGAGGAGCGTCCAGGAGAGGGATCCATCAATCTACAACTCGCTCGTCTAGCCGCAAAAAAACATAATGTGCAAGGTGCGATCAACTTCTATCGTGCTTCTATCTATGGGGATTGGGAAGGTGATGGAGCGAAACGGCGGCGTGAGGTTCGGCTCGAGCTGGCTCGCTATCTTATTGAAAAAAAAGAGCTCGGCCCGGCCAAAACAGAACTGTTGGTCGCCGCAGGAAATGCTCCGGATGATCCGGAATTTGACGTAATGATCGGCAACCTGTTGGAACAGGCCGCCGCCCCTTCCGAAGCGATGATTTTTTTTCAAAAGGCGCTCGCACTCCAGCCTGACAATCAGACAGCACTGACTGAAGCCGGCGGGCTTGCGTACCGGCACGGCGACTACACGACGGCCGCGACTTTACTCGCGCGCGCAATACGCCAGCATCCCGAAGATGAAGAGAACGCCGCATTGTTGACGAAGGCTCGCCGCATTCTACAGCTCATACCCAGCGAAACGTTGCCAGAGAAAGAACGGGTAGCGCGTATCCTCGCCGATAGAGCAATTGCAAAGGCGCGCTGGGATACATGTACAACGCAGGTTGATCGATCGCAGGATCTTCTGCAGTCTTTAGCCGCTCGCTGGCTCGGTCCCGATGCCACAACGAGCCGCGCTGCACTTCTCAACGATTCCGATAAACAGAAAGCTGCATTGCAGTTGATCTACGACACCGAGATCGAGACCAGCCGGCATTGTGCAGCAGTACCCACCGGAGATGATGCTCTGCTACTTCTGCTGGCAGAGTCGTCCACAGCGAAAGGGGGCAGACATTAG
- a CDS encoding chloride channel protein: MADGPVSNAATLNSGDFTKHQFGVALEPQVIKICCIAVVVGIVGGFVAQGLLELIYFFTNLIFYGKVSFAVSDPANNHLGLWVILIPPIGGLIVGLLIYFLEPTLKGHGIPEAMEAVLFGHSRMRLRVAILKPLATAFAIGTGGPFGAEGPIIQTGGAIGSLLGQALGLTPYYRRVLLACGAAAGMAATFTAPLAGILVAVELLLFELRARSFIPVALASAAATGVRIYFAGWSPLFPTPAFKLTGMSELWLFALMGILMGLVGLCMIRTLDWLEDFFDELPFKHAAIWSPAIGALALGIIGYFVPQVFGTSYGTIRQMLNDHLSVATLISIAVAKFWALVISLGSGTTGGVFAPSLVVGGGLGAAYATACQHFFPRLVSDPAFYSLVAMAAVFGGIARAPFTSIVFLFELSHNPNSLLPLIVSVMIADGFVRLCSRDSIMTIKLVKRGLIISQDYSVPVLMRASIEQVMKREFNVVRSDDTLQSVLEKYKPTGTGFTPVVNADETLFGIVEARDLMRIEPPDHHFTMRELARQDYVLAYPGESVDQVHRSMMLKDVENVVVVQSRQTMNVVGVVRANDILQLRRWLLEEETGDLRRTPLGTSPPSLE; the protein is encoded by the coding sequence ATGGCGGATGGTCCGGTTTCAAATGCAGCAACGCTGAATTCGGGAGACTTTACCAAACACCAGTTCGGCGTTGCTCTCGAGCCGCAGGTTATCAAAATATGCTGCATTGCGGTCGTGGTAGGTATCGTTGGCGGATTTGTCGCCCAGGGCCTGCTGGAGCTTATTTACTTTTTCACCAATCTGATCTTTTATGGCAAGGTTTCCTTTGCCGTTTCGGATCCAGCCAACAATCATCTTGGCCTGTGGGTTATCCTCATTCCGCCGATCGGCGGCTTGATCGTAGGTCTTCTCATCTACTTTCTCGAACCCACCCTCAAGGGCCACGGCATACCAGAAGCTATGGAGGCTGTGCTCTTCGGCCATAGCCGGATGCGTCTTCGCGTGGCCATCCTGAAACCTCTGGCAACTGCCTTCGCAATCGGCACAGGCGGTCCCTTCGGCGCGGAAGGTCCTATCATTCAGACCGGTGGCGCTATCGGCTCTCTTCTGGGGCAGGCCCTGGGACTCACACCTTATTACCGCCGCGTCCTGCTGGCCTGTGGCGCGGCCGCCGGAATGGCTGCTACATTCACGGCTCCCCTAGCCGGCATCCTTGTTGCCGTCGAATTGTTGCTTTTTGAGCTGCGCGCGCGTTCTTTCATCCCCGTAGCGCTGGCTTCCGCAGCGGCCACTGGCGTACGAATCTACTTCGCCGGATGGAGCCCGCTGTTTCCAACACCCGCATTCAAGCTCACAGGCATGAGCGAGTTGTGGCTCTTCGCCCTAATGGGAATCCTGATGGGACTCGTCGGTCTGTGCATGATTCGCACCCTTGACTGGCTCGAGGATTTCTTCGACGAGCTTCCCTTCAAGCACGCGGCCATCTGGTCGCCAGCGATAGGAGCACTCGCCCTCGGTATCATTGGATACTTCGTCCCGCAGGTCTTCGGCACCAGCTATGGCACCATACGCCAGATGCTCAACGATCACCTCAGCGTTGCTACCCTTATCAGCATTGCTGTAGCGAAATTCTGGGCACTCGTCATCTCTCTTGGCTCGGGAACGACGGGAGGCGTCTTCGCACCGTCCCTTGTTGTCGGCGGAGGGCTTGGCGCGGCCTATGCCACTGCCTGCCAGCATTTCTTTCCGCGGCTCGTAAGCGATCCCGCCTTCTATTCTCTTGTGGCCATGGCGGCCGTCTTTGGAGGCATTGCGCGCGCGCCGTTCACCAGCATCGTCTTCCTCTTCGAACTCAGCCACAATCCCAACTCTCTGCTCCCGCTGATTGTCTCGGTTATGATCGCCGATGGATTCGTCCGTCTCTGCAGCCGCGATTCCATCATGACCATTAAGCTCGTCAAACGCGGGCTCATTATCAGCCAGGACTATTCCGTTCCCGTACTGATGCGCGCCAGCATTGAGCAGGTGATGAAGAGAGAGTTCAACGTTGTTCGCAGTGATGACACATTGCAGTCTGTCCTCGAAAAATACAAGCCAACCGGGACAGGATTTACTCCCGTCGTCAACGCGGATGAAACGCTGTTCGGCATTGTGGAAGCGCGAGACCTCATGCGCATCGAGCCTCCGGATCATCACTTCACCATGCGAGAACTCGCACGTCAGGATTACGTGCTCGCCTATCCTGGCGAATCCGTCGATCAGGTGCATCGCTCCATGATGCTGAAAGATGTCGAAAACGTGGTCGTCGTTCAATCCAGGCAGACGATGAATGTGGTTGGAGTCGTTCGCGCCAACGACATTTTGCAGCTTCGCCGATGGCTGCTCGAAGAAGAGACTGGAGATCTACGCCGCACTCCGCTCGGTACCTCTCCACCCAGTCTCGAATAG